In one Myxocyprinus asiaticus isolate MX2 ecotype Aquarium Trade chromosome 1, UBuf_Myxa_2, whole genome shotgun sequence genomic region, the following are encoded:
- the LOC127448683 gene encoding protein canopy 4-like: MDIFAFCLLWMLSLALADQEERLPNKCEVCKLLTVELQDALEKTGRSKEVLELGEVLDTGKRRRKIKYNTSETRLTEAMDNICERILQYRVHAERPGSLRYAKGTSQTMSTLQNLVNKGVKVELGIPYELWDEPSVEVADMKRQCETMLEEYEEVVENWYFNHQDERLERFFCETHVLRNSDQECLKEAWKGDMGMKGSKEENEGEGRRQTHDTGEL; the protein is encoded by the exons ATggacatttttgctttttgcttaCTCTGGATGCTTAGCCTTGCCTTGGCAGACCAAGAAGAGCGTTTGCCAAATAAATGCGAGG TTTGTAAGTTACTGACGGTGGAGTTGCAGGACGCCTTGGAAAAAACTGGTCGCTCCAAGGAGGTTCTAGAGCTCGGAGAAGTTTTGGACACTGGCAAGCGCAGACGCAAAATCAAGTACAACACCTC AGAGACACGACTCACTGAGGCTATGGACAACATCTGTGAAAGAATACTGCAGTACAGAGTCCATGCTGAGAGACCAGGAAGCCTTCGCTATGCTAAG GGCACAAGTCAAACAATGAGCACACTGCAGAACCTGGTGAATAAGGGAGTGAAGGTTGAACTCGGGATTCCTTACGAACTGTGGGATGAACCATCAGTGGAGGTGGCAGACATGAAGAGACAG TGTGAGACCATGTTAGAAGAATATGAAGAGGTTGTAGAGAACTGGTACTTTAATCATCAAGATGAGAGACTTGAAAGATTCTTCTGTGAAACCCATGTCCTCAGAAACTCAGATCAAG AGTGCCTTAAAGAGGCGTGGAAAGGTGACATGGGAATGAAAGGATCAAAGGAGGAGAATGAAGGAGAGGGAAGAAGACAGACCCATGATACAGGAGAATTGTGA